One window of Bacteroides sp. AN502(2024) genomic DNA carries:
- the tnpB gene encoding IS66 family insertion sequence element accessory protein TnpB (TnpB, as the term is used for proteins encoded by IS66 family insertion elements, is considered an accessory protein, since TnpC, encoded by a neighboring gene, is a DDE family transposase.): MFSLNDSMRYLLYNRPTDMRKSFHTLSGIITDAMGQDPCNGNVYIFINRARDRIKLLHWEPGGMVLYSKLLEAGTLGKPDSANDDEVCTNIEWRELVMIVEGIMEARDSRRTRLENLQKLRK, encoded by the coding sequence ATGTTCAGCCTTAATGACAGTATGCGCTATCTGTTGTATAACCGCCCGACTGATATGCGCAAAAGCTTCCATACCCTCAGCGGTATCATCACCGACGCCATGGGTCAGGACCCCTGTAACGGCAACGTGTATATCTTCATAAACCGTGCCCGTGACCGTATAAAACTCCTGCATTGGGAGCCTGGCGGCATGGTGTTATATTCCAAACTTCTGGAAGCCGGAACCTTAGGTAAACCTGATTCTGCCAACGACGATGAGGTCTGTACAAATATAGAATGGCGGGAACTTGTCATGATAGTGGAGGGTATCATGGAAGCCCGTGACTCCCGTCGCACGAGACTTGAAAACCTGCAGAAACTTCGAAAATAG